The following coding sequences lie in one Lepeophtheirus salmonis chromosome 11, UVic_Lsal_1.4, whole genome shotgun sequence genomic window:
- the LOC121126261 gene encoding uncharacterized protein: MGFALSLQTFLLLYLSYLSSYIIVAGEDIEVNVTNNPSKTTSDARKDYYWKLWAKLILGCIALVFACCKCCRQCQKGSDDEDDDDVIKNDKELRIICDLCKEECLNPWHTHDFYCKAIKASTSVGTTFERLNIPISDLKCPKCIHGYLGLRPPDIIPIDSRFKFICDLKEKVPENHVRLMSLVEGNEEKNQFTCMNCMCNLCLRCVRDMKLRNRPLKIVQWFHLGDESRHFDNFRRTGGPSKDHVLLPPPPPGMNMRYGFEPTPTVSAPQAHTMHHHHPHHPHPNLPMDLPPYLPSAPDGVYNPVGYPSNSPNDVYPNPVLQPPPPPEREESRSSNLLVISDLQRNRQQRMKGLNRSWSIMYPDNYPNPEDDVNNTHNLAHYNGGIPPTSRKKRGPLNRSLSVSTDFVADRSIDVDDDIFNRHPKASKSYIHKQHPPPITRSVSTKKIPHESVDPTPLPISLRPIHRRGALNRSMTIIEPEEPAPALKQKRGILNRSASMSTQQLAKASNALENERRAFEATFIKKMDEEEILEDDSGTNRNSYGDLTSEDSRLTTNEDDYQSSIKSIGVAPGMNNSSGGNGGGSALKRGNRPKLRAQFSTDELDVRRVVSQSRNEKRYNNSGNNSNNSGNSSSGGGMAERGGYGAINV; encoded by the exons aAGATATCGAGGTCAACGTCACTAACAATCCCTCCAAAACAACCTCTGACGCACGCAAAGACTATTATTGGAAATTGTGGGCCAAGCTCATTCTTGGATGCATAGCCTTGGTGTTTGCCTGTTGTAAATGCTGTCGTCAATGTCAGAAGGGCTCAGATGACGAAGATGATGATGACGTAATCAAGAATGATAAAGAACTACGCATCATCTGTGATTTGTGTAAGGAGGAATGTCTGAATCCATGGCATACTCATGACTTTTATTGCAAGGCCATAAAGGCCTCTACATCTGTAGGAACAA cTTTTGAAAGACTAAATATCCCCATTTCGGATTTAAAATGTCCAAAATGTATTCATGGATATCTGGGACTCCGCCCTCCTGACATAATTCCCATTGACTCACGCTTCAAGTTCATCTGCGACTTGAAAGAAAAGGTTCCTGAGAATCACGTTCGTCTTATGAGCTTGGTGGAAGGGAATGAGGAAAAGAATCAGTTTACGTGTATGAATTGCATGTGCAATCTCTGTCTACGCTGCGTGAGGGACATGAAGCTCCGAAATCGTCCCTTGAAGATCGTACAATGGTTTCATTTAGGGGATGAGAGCCGACACTTTGATAATTTTCGGCGAACAGGTGGTCCTTCAAAAGATCACGTTCTTCTTCCCCCACCTCCACCAGGGATGAATATGCGCTATGGATTCGAACCAACTCCTACTGTTAGTGCACCACAGGCCCATACTATGCACCATCACCATCCTCATCACCCTCATCCTAATCTCCCGATGGATTTACCTCCTTACCTTCCGTCAGCTCCTGACGGAGTCTACAATCCTGTGGGATATCCATCTAATAGTCCAAATGATGTCTATCCGAATCCCGTCCTTCAACCCCCACCTCCTCCAGAGAGAGAAGAATCTCGGTCATCCAATCTCCTTGTCATCTCAGATCTTCAAAGAAATCGTCAACAACGAATGAAGGGTCTAAACCGATCTTGGAGTATTATGTACCCTGACAACTATCCCAATCCAGAGGATGATGTCAATAATACACACAATTTAGCTCATTATAACGGAGGCATTCCTCCTACGAGTAGAAAGAAACGAGGACCTCTAAACCGATCATTAAGCGTATCCACAGACTTTGTAGCAGACAGGTCCATTGACGTGGATGATGACATCTTCAATCGACATCCTAAAGCTTCAAAATCTTATATTCATAAACAACATCCTCCCCCCATTACAAGATCCGTGTCTACAAAGAAAATCCCCCATGAATCTGTAGATCCAACACCTTTACCCATTTCACTCAGGCCCATTCATCGACGAGGAGCCCTGAATCGTTCAATGACCATCATTGAACCAGAGGAACCTGCACCTGCCCTCAAACAAAAGAGAGGAATCCTCAATCGATCAGCATCCATGTCCACGCAGCAACTGGCTAAAGCATCTAACGCTCTAGAAAACGAAAGGCGGGCCTTTGAGGccacatttatcaaaaaaatggatGAGGAAGAGATCCTTGAGGATGACTCTGGGACAAATCGAAATTCTTATGGGGATTTAACGTCAGAGGACTCACGTCTAACAACAAACGAAGACGACTATCAATCCTCAATCAAAAGTATAGGAGTTGCTCCGGGGATGAACAACAGTTCTGGAGGGAATGGAGGAGGAAGTGCTCTCAAGAGAGGGAATCGGCCAAAGCTACGAGCACAATTCTCTACGGATGAGTTGGATGTGAGACGAGTTGTGAGTCAGTCACGGAATGAGAAACGCTACAACAATTCGGGGAATAATAGCAACAACTCTGGGAACTCTTCCTCTGGCGGAGGAATGGCTGAGCGTGGTGGCTATGGTGCCATAAATGTTTAA